A segment of the Vibrio sp. YMD68 genome:
TCTGTAGAGCAACATGACTTAGGCTGGGATACGACTATCCAGTACACATTATTAAGAGACGCAGACGAAGACATACTCATTCGAGCCGCGCTCTACCAACAACAAAAACTCCTGCGTCAGCGCTCCCTTAATAGAGACAAATAAGTACCCTTTCATGACAATATCAAAACTTCTTTCTCTATCGACACCCAGCGGTGCGGGAGATAAAAAATTCATCGGTAACCTCAAAGGTTCTAGCCTCGCTCTGGCTATCGCCGAACTTGCCGACACCCATAAAAACCATACCTTGCTCGCTGTTGCCGATCCACAAACCGCGTTAAAACTGCAGCAAGAGATCGAACAATTCACCGATCAAGAAGTGGCCATATTCCCTGATTGGGAAACGCTTCCTTATGATAACTTTTCACCTCATCAAGAGATTATTTCCGATCGTATAGCACGGCTGTATCAATTGCCGTCTCTTACCTCGGGCATCACCATTGTTCCAATAAGCACCTTGCTACAAAAACAGTCTCCTCGAGAGTTTTTGCTGCAACACACCTTAATGGTAAAAACCGGCGATCTGTTTTCTCTTGAAAAACTGCGCATTCAATTAGAGCAATCCGGCTATCGCCATGTCGACCAAGTGTTTGGGCCGGGTGAATATGCAAGCCGAGGTTCTATTCTCGATCTTTTCCCTATGGGCAGCAAAGACCCTTATCGGATCGATTTCTTTGATGACGAAATTGATACTATTCGTACCTTTGATCCTGAGAATCAGCGATCCATCGAGGACATTCAGGAAATCCGATTGCTTCCAGCCCATGAATTTCCGACATCAGAATCGGCAATTGAAGATTTCCGAATTCGCTGGCGCCAACGTTTTGATGCTCGAAGAGAGCCTGAATCGATTTATATGCAGGTGTCAAAAGGCACATGGCCCTCTGGTATCGAATATTGGCAACCCCTATTCTTTGATCACACTGAGAGCTTGTTTGACTATATAACCCCTGGCAGTCAATTAATTGTTGTCGGCGATATAGAGCCTGCGATAGATGTCTTCCTCACGGATGTTGAGCATCGCTATGAGCAGCGAAAAATCGACCCACTTCGCCCTTTGCTTCCACCGGCTGACTTGTGGTTAAAGAAAGACGAGTTGTTTCGCTTTTTTAAGCAGTTGCCTCAAACATTACTGTCTATTGAAAACATCCCGGAAAAATCAGGGCGAAGCAATCTCGCTGTGGAATCGCTACCGGACTTATCCGTACAACACAAGAATAAAGAACCTTTAGCCGCACTTCGCCAATTTTCAGAAACATTCCAAGGGAAGATCATCTTCTCTGTAGAATCTGAAGGACGAAGAGAGGCACTGCTTGAATTGCTGCAAGGGATCAAATTACGTCCGATTGAAGAAGATAGCTTCAGCAACGCAATCAAAAGCAGCAAGAAATTCACCCTTGTTCTAGGCGCATCTGAATATGGGTTCATCGATACTGCATCGAACATCGCTTTCATTTGTGAGAGTGACTTGTTGGGTGACCGCGTGATTCAACGACGCAGAAAAGATCGAAAGACCACCAACAGTGACTCGGTCATTCGTAACCTTGCAGAGCTAAAAACCGGCCAACCTGTGGTGCATATTGATCATGGTATCGGTCGCTATATTGGCCTGCAAACACTTGAAGCGGGCGGCATGATCACCGAATACGTGACACTTGAGTATCAAAATGACGCCAAACTTTACGTTCCAGTGGCTTCATTAAACCTCATTGGTCGGTACTCAGGTGGGGCAGAAGAAAGTGCACCTTTGCACAAACTGGGGGGCGAAGCATGGCAAAAAGCTCGTAAACGCGCGGCAGAAAAAGTACGTGACGTGGCCGCAGAACTGCTCGATGTCTACGCTAAACGTGAACTCAAACCTGGCTACAAGTTTGTCCTCGACCGCGGTCAATACGCCACGTTCAAATCTGGATTCCCATTTGAAGAAACCGATGACCAAGCCACAGCCATTAACGCTGTCATGTCCGACATGTGTCAAGCCAAAGCAATGGATCGACTCGTCTGTGGTGATGTAGGCTTTGGTAAGACAGAAGTAGCGATGCGAGCGGCTTTTGTCAGTACAGATAATGGCAAGCAAGTTGCGGTACTGGTACCAACAACGCTGCTTGCTCAACAACACTTTGAGAACTTTCGTGACCGATTTGCTAATCTGCCGATTCGTGTTGAAGTTCTGTCTCGATTCAAATCGGCGAAAGAACAAAAAGCGATCATGCAAGATGTGGCCGACGGAAAAGTTGACATTCTCGTCGGTACTCACAAATTGCTATCGAGTGATCTTCAGTTCAATGACCTTGGTCTTCTCATCGTCGATGAAGAACACCGTTTTGGTGTTAGGCAAAAAGAGAAAGTCAAAGCTATGAGGGCGGATGTAGACATTTTAACCCTCACGGCGACCCCGATTCCTAGAACACTCAATATGGCAATGAGTGGCATGCGTGATTTGTCCATTATTGCTACTCCCCCCGCTAGAAGGTTGGCCATAAAAACCTTTGTTCGAGAAAATGATGATGGCGTGATACGTGAAGCAATTCTTCGAGAAATCATGCGTGGCGGGCAAGTATACTTCCTACACAACCAAGTCGACACCATCGATAAAGTCGCAGAGAATTTAGCCAAGCTGGTTCCAGAGGCTCGAATTACCACCGCTCACGGTCAAATGCGAGAGCGTGAATTGGAAAAAGTCATGAACGACTTCTACCACCAGCGTTTCAATTTATTGGTGTGTACTACCATTATTGAAACCGGTATTGATGTCCCGACCGCCAACACCATCATCATGGATCGTGCCGACAACCTCGGGCTCGCACAGCTTCACCAATTGCGTGGGCGCGTTGGGCGTTCGCATCACCAAGCTTACGCCTACCTCCTTACGCCTCATCCAAAAGCAATGAGTAAAGACGCCATCAAACGTCTTGATGCCATCGCATCACTGGAAGATTTAGGAGCTGGCTTCACCCTAGCCACTCACGACCTTGAAATTCGAGGAGCGGGTGAATTGTTGGGTGATGAACAGAGCGGTCAAATCCAGTCGGTTGGATTCAATCTTTATATGGAAATGCTGGAGCAAGCCGTTGAAGCCCTAAAAGAAGGGAAAGAGCCCTCTCTAGAAGAGCTACTACGGGACCAAACGGAAGTCGAAATGCGTTTACCGGCCCTGCTTCCCGATGATTA
Coding sequences within it:
- the mfd gene encoding transcription-repair coupling factor encodes the protein MTISKLLSLSTPSGAGDKKFIGNLKGSSLALAIAELADTHKNHTLLAVADPQTALKLQQEIEQFTDQEVAIFPDWETLPYDNFSPHQEIISDRIARLYQLPSLTSGITIVPISTLLQKQSPREFLLQHTLMVKTGDLFSLEKLRIQLEQSGYRHVDQVFGPGEYASRGSILDLFPMGSKDPYRIDFFDDEIDTIRTFDPENQRSIEDIQEIRLLPAHEFPTSESAIEDFRIRWRQRFDARREPESIYMQVSKGTWPSGIEYWQPLFFDHTESLFDYITPGSQLIVVGDIEPAIDVFLTDVEHRYEQRKIDPLRPLLPPADLWLKKDELFRFFKQLPQTLLSIENIPEKSGRSNLAVESLPDLSVQHKNKEPLAALRQFSETFQGKIIFSVESEGRREALLELLQGIKLRPIEEDSFSNAIKSSKKFTLVLGASEYGFIDTASNIAFICESDLLGDRVIQRRRKDRKTTNSDSVIRNLAELKTGQPVVHIDHGIGRYIGLQTLEAGGMITEYVTLEYQNDAKLYVPVASLNLIGRYSGGAEESAPLHKLGGEAWQKARKRAAEKVRDVAAELLDVYAKRELKPGYKFVLDRGQYATFKSGFPFEETDDQATAINAVMSDMCQAKAMDRLVCGDVGFGKTEVAMRAAFVSTDNGKQVAVLVPTTLLAQQHFENFRDRFANLPIRVEVLSRFKSAKEQKAIMQDVADGKVDILVGTHKLLSSDLQFNDLGLLIVDEEHRFGVRQKEKVKAMRADVDILTLTATPIPRTLNMAMSGMRDLSIIATPPARRLAIKTFVRENDDGVIREAILREIMRGGQVYFLHNQVDTIDKVAENLAKLVPEARITTAHGQMRERELEKVMNDFYHQRFNLLVCTTIIETGIDVPTANTIIMDRADNLGLAQLHQLRGRVGRSHHQAYAYLLTPHPKAMSKDAIKRLDAIASLEDLGAGFTLATHDLEIRGAGELLGDEQSGQIQSVGFNLYMEMLEQAVEALKEGKEPSLEELLRDQTEVEMRLPALLPDDYIPDVNTRLSMYKQIASVSHVDELAELKVELIDRFGTLPDATKNLLSIAEIKLDAAAIKVKKIEAHEKGGYIEFYPDADINPMFLVKLLQAQPQKFAMEGPTKLKFTVPLVDRRKRVSFVVDMLSEFQQNVLPKV